From [Clostridium] symbiosum, a single genomic window includes:
- a CDS encoding VOC family protein → MKFIFATIHVKNLEDSIRFYESVVGMKLVRRFPGGPQTEIAFLADGPAEIELICDKNAEHTGCAGGPSLGLSVENLDQAMEQMKGHGVEIVSGPFQPNPSTRFFFIQDPDGVSLEIIEQR, encoded by the coding sequence ATGAAGTTTATTTTTGCAACAATTCATGTGAAAAATCTGGAGGATTCCATCCGGTTTTACGAGTCGGTGGTTGGTATGAAGCTGGTGCGCCGGTTTCCAGGCGGTCCACAGACGGAAATTGCGTTTCTGGCGGACGGTCCAGCGGAGATTGAGCTGATTTGTGATAAGAATGCGGAACATACGGGATGTGCCGGAGGACCTTCCCTGGGACTTTCCGTGGAAAACCTGGATCAGGCAATGGAGCAGATGAAGGGGCACGGCGTGGAAATTGTCAGCGGACCTTTCCAGCCGAATCCTTCTACCCGGTTTTTCTTTATTCAGGATCCGGACGGCGTGAGCCTTGAAATTATTGAGCAGAGATAA
- a CDS encoding DeoR/GlpR family DNA-binding transcription regulator: MVREKRIEEIKKYVADNGSVSLDELCEKFDISKNTVRRDVDGLVKAGALKKVYGGVSSVSSSLPESSYDARMALESDAKAQIARKAAEFIEDGDSVFVDSGSTTGRIVDYLHDKKNVTVVTNNLDFIMKAVPLNNLKVIVFSGILDRDIMAFTGIDDQTARMLRNFNFKKAFLSATGVTVEFGAMNSILSETAYKSTAVEWAKERYLLVDKTKFGSVTIKSFCRLEDIDCLITDAAPPEDISRAMKENGSRIIEVERQQAQ, encoded by the coding sequence ATGGTCAGAGAAAAACGTATCGAAGAGATTAAGAAATATGTGGCGGACAACGGGAGCGTTTCACTCGACGAACTCTGTGAAAAATTTGATATTTCCAAGAATACGGTCAGAAGAGATGTGGACGGTCTGGTGAAGGCAGGAGCGCTAAAAAAAGTATACGGAGGGGTGAGTTCCGTTTCATCCTCCCTGCCGGAGAGCAGCTACGATGCAAGGATGGCTCTTGAATCGGATGCAAAAGCGCAGATTGCCCGGAAGGCGGCGGAGTTTATTGAGGACGGGGACAGTGTTTTTGTGGATTCCGGTTCCACGACGGGGCGGATTGTGGACTATCTTCATGATAAAAAGAATGTTACGGTGGTGACGAATAACCTGGATTTTATTATGAAAGCGGTTCCTTTAAACAATTTGAAAGTGATTGTATTCTCGGGAATTCTGGATCGCGATATTATGGCATTTACCGGGATTGACGACCAGACGGCCAGAATGCTGAGGAATTTTAATTTTAAAAAGGCGTTTTTGTCTGCCACCGGCGTGACGGTTGAATTTGGGGCGATGAATTCCATTTTGTCTGAGACTGCGTATAAATCCACTGCCGTGGAATGGGCGAAGGAGAGGTATCTTCTCGTAGACAAGACAAAGTTCGGCAGCGTGACGATTAAGAGTTTCTGCAGACTGGAGGATATTGACTGCCTGATTACGGACGCCGCTCCGCCGGAGGATATTTCCCGTGCTATGAAAGAGAACGGCAGCCGGATTATTGAAGTGGAACGGCAGCAGGCGCAGTGA
- a CDS encoding aldo/keto reductase gives MEYRRFETIPEKVSLLGLGGMRFPVLDDQPDRVIEEGVQALVDHAVSRGITYFDTAYSYHGGRSEEVLTRALGKYQRDTYYLADKLPIWLIQEEGDTERYFYEQLERCRTEYFDFYLVHSLDRLKYAVCEKFHVFDKLKQFQAEGKIRHLGFSFHDTPELLEQIVTDHRWDFAQIQLNYLDWEMQDAKGQYEILVSHGLPCVVMEPSRGGTLISLPESSAKFLKEVHPEASSGSWAIRFAASKPGVLCVLSGMESEAVIDDNAAAVTGVKPFDKREQQAVEKAVESFMKNKLIPCTGCAYCRECPKQVNIPKIFAAYNQYLAGRDNFQFYNAYSKLKPEERAVNCVKCGKCMERCPQSIPITDNLAAVQKLAEQINGNRPSNWEEL, from the coding sequence ATGGAATACAGAAGATTTGAAACGATCCCGGAAAAGGTATCCCTTCTGGGTCTGGGCGGAATGAGGTTTCCTGTTCTGGATGATCAGCCGGACAGGGTAATAGAGGAAGGCGTGCAGGCTCTTGTCGATCATGCAGTCAGCCGGGGAATCACGTATTTTGATACGGCCTATTCCTATCATGGCGGCCGTTCGGAGGAGGTTTTGACACGGGCTTTGGGGAAATATCAGAGGGATACCTATTATCTGGCAGATAAGCTGCCGATTTGGCTGATTCAGGAAGAAGGAGACACGGAGCGTTATTTCTATGAACAGCTGGAGCGCTGCAGGACGGAGTATTTTGATTTCTATCTGGTACACTCTCTCGATCGTCTTAAGTATGCAGTCTGTGAGAAGTTCCATGTATTTGATAAATTGAAACAATTCCAGGCAGAGGGAAAAATCAGGCATCTCGGGTTTTCATTTCACGATACGCCGGAACTTTTGGAACAAATAGTGACGGACCACCGGTGGGATTTTGCCCAGATCCAGCTGAATTATCTGGATTGGGAGATGCAGGATGCGAAAGGGCAGTATGAAATTCTGGTGTCCCACGGACTTCCCTGCGTTGTGATGGAACCCAGCCGCGGGGGAACGCTGATATCCCTGCCGGAATCATCGGCAAAATTCCTGAAGGAGGTTCATCCCGAGGCGTCCTCCGGTTCATGGGCAATCCGGTTTGCCGCCTCAAAACCGGGCGTACTCTGTGTCCTAAGCGGGATGGAGTCAGAGGCAGTCATTGACGATAACGCGGCGGCTGTGACCGGCGTGAAGCCGTTTGACAAGAGGGAGCAGCAGGCTGTTGAGAAGGCGGTGGAGAGTTTCATGAAAAATAAATTGATCCCATGCACCGGCTGTGCCTATTGCCGGGAATGTCCCAAACAGGTAAACATCCCTAAAATTTTTGCCGCTTACAACCAGTATCTGGCCGGACGCGACAATTTTCAGTTTTACAATGCCTACTCCAAACTGAAACCGGAGGAAAGAGCCGTCAACTGCGTTAAATGTGGCAAGTGCATGGAGCGGTGCCCACAGTCCATACCGATCACGGACAACCTGGCAGCGGTACAGAAGCTGGCGGAGCAGATTAATGGGAACCGGCCTTCCAACTGGGAAGAACTGTGA
- the metA gene encoding homoserine O-succinyltransferase, which yields MPIKIQKDLPAKVILESENIFVMDEERAMTQDIRPLEILILNLMPVKEDTETQLLRALSNTPLQVDCTFLMLASHTSKNTSASHLNKFYITFDEIKRKKYDGMIITGAPVENMEYEEINYWEELTKIMEWSKTHVTSTLHICWGAQAGLYYHYGIPKYQRKSKLSGVYRHRVLDRKVPLVRSLDDYFYCPHSRHTEVREEDIAKHSELVILAKSEEAGVFLVMSRDGKQIFMQGHPEYDRMTLNNEYHRDLNKDLNPEVPCNYYENNDPFSPPVLKWRNMSNTLYSNWLNYYVYQVTPYLLEDEE from the coding sequence ATGCCGATTAAAATTCAAAAGGATCTTCCAGCTAAAGTGATCCTGGAATCTGAGAATATATTTGTGATGGATGAGGAGAGAGCCATGACCCAGGATATCCGTCCCCTGGAAATCCTGATCCTGAATCTGATGCCCGTTAAGGAGGACACGGAAACCCAGCTCCTGCGAGCCCTGTCCAATACACCGCTTCAGGTGGACTGCACCTTTTTGATGCTGGCTTCCCATACGTCAAAGAATACATCCGCAAGCCATTTAAATAAATTTTATATTACCTTTGATGAGATTAAAAGAAAGAAATACGATGGAATGATTATCACCGGCGCTCCTGTCGAGAATATGGAGTACGAGGAAATCAATTACTGGGAAGAACTCACCAAGATCATGGAGTGGAGCAAGACCCATGTGACGTCCACGCTTCATATCTGCTGGGGGGCCCAGGCCGGGCTGTATTATCATTACGGTATCCCGAAATACCAGCGGAAGAGCAAGCTGTCCGGCGTATACCGCCACAGGGTCCTGGATCGCAAGGTGCCGCTTGTGAGGAGCCTCGATGACTATTTTTACTGCCCTCATTCCCGCCATACGGAAGTGCGGGAGGAGGATATTGCAAAACATAGTGAGCTTGTAATCCTGGCAAAGTCGGAAGAAGCAGGCGTGTTCCTCGTGATGAGCCGGGACGGAAAACAGATATTTATGCAGGGCCATCCCGAATACGACAGGATGACGCTGAATAACGAGTACCACAGGGATCTGAATAAGGACCTGAACCCGGAAGTTCCGTGCAATTATTATGAAAATAATGATCCGTTCTCTCCCCCGGTGCTGAAGTGGAGAAATATGTCTAACACGCTGTACAGCAACTGGCTGAATTATTATGTATATCAGGTTACGCCGTATCTGCTGGAGGATGAGGAATAA
- a CDS encoding ferritin family protein, with product MNEPFSEKSARQVIQQSGQFICPPQPDTLVSAQSVFPQNRFANNQNPYQPNYQTNYQMNRAGRAMPPQVQRTEERQANPAADAPGSGKAPLQENTAAAETAQNARSQNAIKQESNTPLPLQAENIRCEAPSAENVKTANCRLENCRTENSSCEETAPDNTVCQQNYSPSNSPRWQQNGQNKMCEAAAQPLQSCDVAYQAATPYPPVKISGQNSHYAAAMLDNMAGQNSEMSAVGLYFYAHLVTTGYKDVDEAFLRISMVEMQHLNLFGELAMQLGENPRLWCRQPRSGRYLYWNPACLKYPHIQPPAPGCRIPESNVRTILAQAIEVEQAAIHKYMQQTSWIQDVGICDILRRISADEQMHVEIFSRLYHQI from the coding sequence ATGAACGAACCATTTTCTGAGAAGAGCGCAAGGCAGGTAATCCAGCAGTCGGGCCAGTTTATCTGCCCGCCGCAGCCTGACACCCTGGTCAGCGCCCAGTCAGTTTTCCCACAGAACAGATTTGCGAACAACCAGAATCCCTATCAGCCAAACTACCAGACCAATTATCAGATGAACCGCGCAGGCCGGGCAATGCCTCCGCAGGTACAGAGAACAGAGGAACGGCAGGCAAATCCGGCCGCAGATGCACCGGGTTCGGGGAAGGCTCCCCTTCAGGAAAACACAGCAGCGGCCGAAACGGCCCAGAATGCCAGGAGCCAGAATGCAATAAAACAGGAAAGCAATACACCGCTCCCCCTTCAGGCAGAAAATATCCGCTGTGAAGCCCCATCTGCCGAAAATGTCAAAACGGCAAACTGCAGGCTGGAAAATTGCAGGACGGAAAACAGTTCCTGTGAGGAGACGGCGCCTGATAACACCGTCTGCCAGCAGAATTATTCACCATCAAACTCACCGCGGTGGCAGCAGAACGGACAGAATAAAATGTGTGAAGCCGCCGCTCAGCCTTTACAAAGCTGCGATGTTGCCTATCAGGCTGCAACGCCGTATCCTCCCGTAAAAATTTCCGGGCAGAATTCCCACTATGCGGCCGCCATGCTCGACAATATGGCCGGGCAGAATTCGGAGATGTCTGCCGTTGGATTGTATTTCTATGCACATCTGGTGACGACAGGATATAAAGATGTGGACGAGGCATTTCTCCGCATAAGCATGGTGGAGATGCAGCACCTGAATCTGTTCGGCGAACTGGCGATGCAGCTGGGTGAAAACCCGCGTCTCTGGTGCCGCCAGCCCCGGAGCGGGAGATACCTGTACTGGAACCCGGCCTGCCTGAAATACCCGCACATACAGCCGCCGGCTCCCGGCTGCCGCATCCCGGAATCCAATGTCCGCACAATCCTGGCCCAGGCCATCGAAGTGGAGCAGGCAGCCATTCACAAATACATGCAGCAGACGTCCTGGATTCAGGATGTGGGTATCTGTGATATCCTGAGAAGGATTTCTGCGGATGAACAGATGCACGTGGAAATTTTCAGCCGGCTGTATCATCAGATATAA
- the ligA gene encoding NAD-dependent DNA ligase LigA, with product MEHKTARIRELVEILSEAGRAYYQESREIMSNFEYDKLYDELVSLEQETGIRFANSPTQNVGYEVVGSLPKERHEKPMLSLNKTKSVEDLKEWLGEQKGLLSWKMDGLTIVLTYEGGTLVKAVTRGNGEIGEVITNNAKVFANVPLNISFTGQMILRGEAVIRYSDFEKINAQIEDVDAKYKNPRNLCSGSVRQLNNEITAHRNVRFYAFSLVKAEGADFKNSRKEQFEWLRSQGFEVVDYREVTGETLEDAVREFSEAVSSNDIPSDGLVLLYDDIEYGQSLGRTAKFPRDSIAFKWMDEIQETTLSYIEWSASRTGLINPVAVFEPVELEGTTVSRASVHNISIMEALELGAGDRITVYKANMIIPQIADNLTKSGVRDIPEHCPVCGADTEIKQINDVKSLYCTNPECQAKKIKSFTLFVSRDALNIGGLSEATLEKLIGVGFIHEYADIFHLERYEQEIVVMEGFGQKSYDNLIASVKKAAKTTLPRVIYGLGITGIGLAGAKMICRTFKNDFTAMRNAEKEELVAIDGIGDVLADAWISFFGSEKNNEIVDHLLSELTIEETAEEEGGEARFEGMTFVITGSVEHFKNRKEIQELIEQQGGKVTGSVTAKTNYLINNDTTSNSSKNKKAKELGIPIISEEEFIAMTGVEE from the coding sequence ATCGAACATAAGACAGCAAGAATCCGTGAACTGGTAGAGATTCTTTCGGAGGCAGGACGCGCTTATTACCAGGAGAGCCGGGAAATCATGAGCAACTTTGAATATGACAAGCTCTATGACGAACTGGTATCCCTGGAGCAGGAGACGGGAATCCGGTTTGCAAACAGCCCAACCCAGAATGTCGGCTACGAAGTGGTTGGATCCCTGCCGAAAGAGCGTCATGAGAAACCCATGCTTTCTCTGAACAAGACAAAAAGCGTGGAAGATCTGAAGGAGTGGCTGGGAGAACAGAAGGGGCTCCTTTCCTGGAAGATGGACGGCCTGACGATTGTGCTTACCTATGAGGGAGGCACTCTTGTCAAAGCGGTAACGCGGGGCAACGGCGAGATCGGGGAAGTCATCACCAACAATGCGAAGGTTTTTGCCAATGTTCCTTTAAACATAAGCTTTACCGGCCAGATGATCCTGAGAGGGGAGGCAGTCATACGCTACTCGGATTTCGAGAAAATCAACGCCCAGATAGAGGATGTGGACGCGAAATACAAGAACCCGAGAAACCTGTGCAGCGGTTCCGTTCGCCAGCTCAATAATGAAATAACGGCTCACAGAAACGTCCGTTTCTATGCATTCAGCCTTGTAAAGGCGGAAGGCGCGGACTTTAAAAATTCCAGAAAAGAGCAGTTTGAGTGGCTTCGTTCCCAGGGATTTGAGGTGGTGGATTACAGGGAAGTAACGGGGGAAACGCTGGAGGATGCGGTCCGGGAATTTTCGGAGGCTGTTTCCAGCAATGATATCCCGTCCGACGGCCTGGTGCTGCTTTATGATGATATCGAATACGGCCAGTCTTTGGGCAGGACGGCCAAATTCCCCAGAGACTCGATTGCATTTAAATGGATGGATGAGATACAGGAGACAACACTCTCCTATATTGAATGGAGCGCTTCCAGGACGGGGTTAATTAACCCCGTGGCCGTATTTGAGCCGGTTGAACTGGAGGGGACGACGGTCAGCCGTGCCAGTGTCCATAACATCAGCATCATGGAGGCCCTGGAGCTGGGAGCCGGCGACAGGATTACCGTCTACAAGGCCAATATGATTATCCCGCAGATAGCGGACAACCTGACAAAGAGCGGCGTCCGGGATATTCCGGAGCACTGCCCGGTCTGTGGCGCGGATACGGAGATTAAGCAGATAAATGATGTCAAATCTCTCTACTGTACCAATCCGGAATGTCAGGCCAAAAAGATAAAGAGCTTCACCCTGTTTGTCAGCCGTGATGCGCTGAATATAGGCGGACTTTCCGAGGCAACACTGGAAAAGCTGATTGGCGTTGGCTTTATCCATGAGTACGCCGATATTTTCCACCTGGAACGCTATGAGCAGGAGATCGTGGTAATGGAGGGCTTTGGCCAGAAATCCTATGACAACCTGATTGCTTCCGTCAAAAAGGCGGCAAAGACTACGCTGCCGCGAGTGATTTACGGCCTGGGAATTACGGGAATCGGCCTTGCGGGGGCAAAGATGATCTGCCGGACGTTTAAAAATGATTTCACCGCCATGAGAAATGCAGAAAAAGAAGAGCTGGTAGCGATCGACGGAATCGGAGACGTGCTGGCGGATGCCTGGATCAGTTTCTTTGGCAGCGAGAAGAACAATGAAATTGTGGATCATCTGCTGAGCGAACTGACCATCGAGGAAACGGCGGAAGAAGAGGGCGGAGAGGCCAGATTTGAAGGAATGACGTTCGTCATTACCGGCTCGGTGGAACATTTTAAGAACCGTAAGGAGATACAGGAGCTGATTGAGCAGCAGGGCGGCAAGGTGACCGGCAGCGTAACGGCAAAGACAAATTATCTGATTAATAACGATACGACGTCCAATTCATCAAAGAACAAGAAAGCGAAGGAGCTTGGAATACCGATTATTTCGGAGGAAGAGTTTATTGCAATGACAGGCGTTGAAGAATAA
- a CDS encoding pseudouridine synthase has protein sequence MQKETGEIRLNKYLSESGVCSRREADRLIEAGKVTVDGKTAVTGMKVLPSQAVTVDGKTVGGKDRPVLLAVNKPRGIVCTTSDKDRAENIVEFLKYPVRIYPIGRLDKDSEGLLLMTNQGELVNRILRSRYGHEKEYLVTVDKPVTKDFIEKMSRGVEILDTCTKPCEAEKTGECSFRIILTQGLNRQIRRMCEALGFHVKTLKRIRIMNMKLGNLRTGESREITGDEWDELNRILGQGEAN, from the coding sequence ATGCAGAAAGAAACGGGAGAAATCCGCCTGAACAAGTATCTGAGTGAATCCGGCGTCTGCTCCAGACGGGAGGCGGACCGGCTGATTGAAGCCGGAAAAGTGACGGTGGATGGAAAGACGGCAGTGACGGGAATGAAGGTGTTGCCGTCCCAGGCGGTTACCGTGGATGGAAAGACGGTGGGGGGGAAAGACAGACCGGTTCTTCTTGCGGTCAATAAACCGAGAGGAATTGTCTGTACCACCTCCGATAAGGACAGGGCGGAAAATATTGTGGAGTTTCTGAAATATCCCGTCCGCATTTATCCGATAGGCCGTCTCGATAAGGATTCCGAAGGCCTTCTTCTGATGACAAACCAGGGAGAACTGGTCAACCGTATCTTAAGAAGCCGATATGGCCATGAAAAAGAATACCTTGTGACGGTGGACAAGCCTGTTACGAAAGATTTTATAGAGAAAATGAGCCGGGGCGTGGAGATACTCGACACATGCACAAAACCCTGTGAGGCGGAGAAGACGGGGGAGTGTTCGTTCCGCATCATTTTGACTCAGGGCCTGAACCGGCAGATACGCAGAATGTGCGAGGCTCTCGGGTTTCATGTGAAAACTTTAAAGAGAATCCGTATTATGAACATGAAACTGGGCAATTTAAGGACAGGAGAATCACGCGAAATAACCGGAGATGAATGGGACGAACTGAACCGTATCCTGGGACAGGGAGAAGCAAATTAA
- a CDS encoding nucleotidyltransferase domain-containing protein has product MKYKNFEGTIEELVNLKLDEIEQEEHVKILHAVESGSRAWGFASPDSDYDVRFVYVRTAKDYLRLDEKKDFIDWELDETLDISGWDLSKTLRHFHKSNATLFEWSNSPVVYRTTPEWERVRKTTERYFSCKAGMYHYYGTARTNFTEYLQGEEVKYKKYFYVLRPILACKWIEENGCPPPVLFSELAASVLEEEMRPAVERLIAIKVKTPETGKGGRIEELNDYISRNLDAFKRKTAAMPDDRVTDWEELNRLFLEQIKLMEDSAKRLEKG; this is encoded by the coding sequence ATGAAATACAAAAATTTTGAAGGTACGATAGAAGAGCTTGTGAATTTGAAACTGGATGAGATAGAGCAGGAGGAGCATGTAAAAATTCTGCATGCAGTTGAATCGGGCAGCAGGGCCTGGGGATTTGCCTCTCCGGACAGTGACTATGACGTCAGGTTCGTCTATGTGAGGACGGCAAAAGACTATCTGAGGCTGGATGAAAAGAAGGACTTTATCGACTGGGAGTTAGATGAGACGCTGGATATAAGCGGCTGGGATCTCTCAAAAACACTGCGTCATTTCCACAAGTCAAACGCCACTCTGTTTGAGTGGAGCAACTCACCGGTGGTATACAGGACAACGCCGGAATGGGAGAGGGTACGGAAAACGACGGAACGGTATTTTTCCTGCAAAGCCGGGATGTACCATTATTATGGAACGGCCAGGACCAATTTTACCGAGTATCTCCAGGGGGAGGAAGTAAAATATAAGAAATATTTTTATGTCCTTCGCCCCATCCTTGCCTGTAAGTGGATTGAGGAGAACGGCTGCCCCCCGCCGGTTCTGTTTTCCGAGCTTGCGGCCTCGGTTTTGGAGGAGGAAATGCGTCCGGCCGTTGAACGGCTGATCGCCATTAAGGTGAAAACGCCGGAGACGGGAAAGGGCGGGAGAATTGAAGAACTGAATGATTATATCAGCCGGAATCTCGATGCATTTAAGAGGAAGACCGCCGCGATGCCGGACGACAGGGTGACGGACTGGGAGGAACTTAACCGTCTGTTTCTGGAACAGATTAAATTGATGGAGGACAGTGCAAAGAGGCTGGAAAAGGGATGA
- a CDS encoding nucleotidyltransferase domain-containing protein produces MDFRALLDTEEYNFIRENGRLGKNIILLAMGGSYSYGTNNADSDIDIRGITLNQKSDLIGMTAFEQYVDDKTDTVIYSFNKMINLLLSCNPNTCELLGIEEGKYLYLSGIGRELLKRKKMFLSKKAIQSFGGYADQQLRRLQNALARDSYGQSEKERHILNSVNNAMHTFRTRYEKFEEGQIRLYIGRSERADMETEIFMDASLTHYPLRDYKGLWAEMNNIVKEYQYLGKRNRKKDDNHLNKHAMHLLRLFMMALDILEKGEINTYRGAELPLLMSVRNGEYQKEDGSYRGEFYEILADYEKRLDYAAKHTLLPDEPDYRAVEEFVMEVNEKVVRDEIQKF; encoded by the coding sequence ATGGATTTCAGAGCTTTATTAGATACGGAAGAATATAATTTTATCAGGGAGAACGGCCGTCTCGGAAAAAATATCATCCTCCTTGCAATGGGAGGCAGTTATTCCTATGGAACCAACAACGCGGACAGTGACATTGATATCCGCGGAATTACGCTGAACCAGAAATCCGATCTGATCGGAATGACGGCATTTGAACAGTACGTGGATGATAAGACGGATACGGTAATCTACTCCTTTAATAAGATGATTAACCTCCTTTTGAGCTGTAATCCGAACACATGTGAGCTTTTGGGAATTGAGGAAGGGAAATATCTCTATCTGAGCGGTATCGGAAGAGAACTGCTGAAGCGGAAAAAGATGTTTCTTTCAAAAAAGGCAATCCAGTCCTTCGGAGGCTATGCGGATCAGCAGCTTCGCAGGCTCCAGAATGCCCTGGCCCGCGATTCCTACGGACAGAGTGAGAAAGAGCGCCATATTCTGAACAGCGTCAACAATGCAATGCACACCTTCAGGACCCGGTATGAGAAGTTTGAGGAGGGGCAGATCCGGCTGTATATCGGCCGTTCCGAAAGAGCGGATATGGAGACGGAAATTTTTATGGACGCATCGCTCACCCACTATCCGCTGCGCGACTACAAGGGGCTGTGGGCAGAGATGAATAATATCGTGAAGGAATACCAGTATCTGGGAAAGAGAAACAGGAAGAAGGACGACAATCATCTGAACAAACATGCCATGCACCTTCTCAGGCTGTTTATGATGGCTCTCGATATTCTGGAAAAGGGAGAGATCAATACATACCGCGGGGCGGAGCTGCCTCTTCTTATGAGTGTGAGGAATGGGGAATATCAGAAGGAGGACGGTTCGTACCGCGGGGAATTCTATGAGATTTTAGCGGATTATGAGAAGCGCCTCGATTATGCTGCAAAACATACGCTTCTTCCCGATGAACCGGATTACCGGGCCGTGGAGGAATTTGTCATGGAAGTGAACGAAAAGGTGGTCAGAGATGAAATACAAAAATTTTGA
- a CDS encoding serine hydrolase, with product MNTREHETMKMRGSADVSYLGRTVDEMIWDFMKEEKIPGLTLAIVQAPYIPRVVGYGVSDAGQKRLASANTMWPAGPISQAFAAVAIMQLYEEGKLDINQAVEAYLPKLPETFKGITILQLLRHASGLPDYRENKDWTPFREWQKGELTGLIADQPLQFAPGTDVRLSASNFLLLTQVVEAISGKSYRDFVTERQIHYLGLRHTGFAEDLGGFVHEDVSLTENIHQIFKKDGTYIDPTEPAASYDENGNPIPRIPSSALPGFSDIWASAQDISTWDIGLAGSVLIHQPENRAMVYTPWNLPDGKEVPAVAGWQFYKHRGLMDIKGSLPGYSCFLSRFTHSEELVCVTLLANKEGVDFTNLGRRIAGAFGDLLSTGYDDNKLYLFEGQLPAAATVERLERELSDRKIPLFAKFDHAANAREAGLELRPTTVLVFGSPLVGTGLMQKDQSISLELPLKISVWEDEAGSTWLAFPRISKMASDYGLDSHPAVPKMELLMENLVRKAGSVY from the coding sequence ATGAACACAAGAGAACACGAAACGATGAAAATGCGTGGCAGCGCCGATGTATCTTATCTCGGCCGGACTGTTGATGAAATGATTTGGGATTTTATGAAGGAAGAAAAGATTCCCGGCCTGACGCTGGCTATCGTTCAGGCGCCCTATATACCAAGAGTGGTCGGATACGGCGTTTCCGATGCCGGACAGAAGCGCCTCGCTTCTGCAAATACAATGTGGCCGGCAGGGCCAATCTCCCAGGCATTCGCAGCCGTAGCCATCATGCAGCTTTATGAGGAGGGAAAACTCGATATCAACCAAGCGGTTGAAGCATATCTCCCTAAACTTCCTGAAACCTTTAAAGGCATTACCATTTTACAGCTCCTCCGCCATGCATCGGGACTTCCCGATTACCGTGAAAACAAGGACTGGACTCCTTTCAGGGAATGGCAGAAAGGGGAACTGACCGGCCTGATTGCAGACCAGCCTCTCCAGTTTGCACCCGGCACGGATGTCCGTCTGAGCGCATCCAACTTCCTGCTGCTTACCCAGGTTGTCGAGGCTATTTCCGGTAAATCTTACCGTGATTTTGTCACTGAGCGCCAGATTCACTATCTCGGCCTGCGACACACAGGTTTTGCCGAGGATTTGGGTGGATTTGTCCATGAGGATGTATCCCTGACGGAAAATATACATCAAATTTTCAAGAAGGACGGAACCTACATCGATCCGACGGAACCTGCGGCAAGCTACGATGAGAACGGGAATCCTATCCCCCGCATCCCGTCATCCGCGCTTCCCGGTTTCTCGGATATCTGGGCGTCGGCACAGGATATTTCCACCTGGGATATCGGCCTTGCCGGTTCCGTGCTGATTCATCAGCCTGAAAACAGGGCAATGGTCTATACCCCCTGGAACCTGCCGGACGGCAAAGAGGTTCCTGCGGTGGCCGGGTGGCAGTTTTACAAACACCGCGGCCTGATGGATATCAAAGGCTCCCTTCCCGGTTACTCCTGCTTCCTGAGCCGATTCACCCACTCGGAAGAACTGGTATGCGTCACCCTGCTCGCCAATAAAGAGGGCGTGGATTTCACAAACCTGGGACGCCGGATTGCCGGAGCCTTCGGCGACCTCCTCTCCACGGGCTACGACGACAATAAGCTCTACCTTTTCGAAGGACAGCTTCCGGCCGCAGCAACCGTAGAAAGACTGGAAAGAGAATTATCCGATCGAAAGATTCCTCTTTTTGCAAAATTTGACCACGCCGCCAATGCCAGGGAAGCAGGGCTGGAGCTTCGCCCCACTACGGTTCTTGTATTCGGTTCCCCGCTTGTGGGCACCGGACTGATGCAGAAGGATCAGAGCATCTCCCTGGAGCTGCCTCTTAAGATTTCCGTCTGGGAAGATGAAGCCGGAAGCACATGGCTCGCATTCCCGAGGATTTCAAAAATGGCCTCGGATTACGGCCTGGACAGCCATCCGGCGGTTCCTAAAATGGAGCTTCTCATGGAAAATCTGGTCCGTAAAGCCGGCAGCGTGTATTAA
- the trxA gene encoding thioredoxin, producing the protein MAVLTINKNFDETVLKSSEPVVVDFWAPWCGYCRRLSPAVDRLEAEYEGKIKVAKLDIDTEEELAEKYEVDTIPTLILFKNGEMVDSVVNPPSQDAIEEWLKENGAL; encoded by the coding sequence ATGGCCGTACTTACAATAAACAAAAATTTTGATGAAACTGTTTTAAAATCTTCCGAACCTGTGGTAGTTGATTTCTGGGCTCCCTGGTGCGGTTACTGCCGCCGTCTCTCCCCTGCCGTAGACAGGCTGGAGGCCGAATATGAAGGCAAAATCAAGGTGGCAAAGCTCGATATCGATACCGAGGAAGAACTTGCAGAAAAATATGAAGTAGACACAATCCCGACTCTGATTTTATTCAAAAACGGTGAAATGGTGGACTCCGTCGTTAACCCGCCTTCACAGGATGCAATTGAAGAATGGTTAAAAGAAAACGGCGCACTGTAG